Proteins from a genomic interval of Acidobacteriota bacterium:
- a CDS encoding phosphatidylinositol kinase, translated as MSAVQHVRPLRGGAQSHLLRASDDNWYVTKFQNNPQHIRVLANEMLATRLGLTLGLPMPRVEVIEVSDWLIENTEDLRIQLGGQRIPCRSGKQLGSLYVGSPGMTLDYLPQELLTRASNVADFARALVLDKWVCNADGRQAVYVRKKARSRRYSATFIDQGYCFNAGEWTFPDYPLRGVFANNCVYEDVTGWDAFEPALTRAEEMDSDIIWRCAVDIPEEWYEGDRDGLLRLVEALYHRRATIRQLISKFRESMRNPFPNWADSPTPIDWSAERRDEAVEIG; from the coding sequence ATCTCCGCAGTCCAACACGTGCGTCCACTGCGCGGGGGAGCACAATCTCATTTGCTACGAGCTTCTGACGACAATTGGTATGTCACCAAGTTCCAGAACAATCCTCAACACATCCGAGTGCTTGCCAACGAAATGCTCGCGACACGGTTGGGTTTGACACTCGGTCTGCCCATGCCTCGAGTAGAAGTCATCGAGGTATCCGACTGGCTGATCGAGAACACAGAAGACCTGCGAATCCAGCTTGGTGGTCAGAGGATTCCGTGCCGGAGTGGCAAGCAACTGGGATCGCTGTACGTGGGCTCGCCCGGCATGACATTGGATTACTTGCCGCAAGAACTTCTGACGCGGGCCAGCAATGTGGCAGACTTCGCCCGAGCGCTCGTCCTGGACAAGTGGGTTTGCAACGCGGATGGACGGCAAGCAGTCTACGTTCGTAAAAAGGCGCGCAGCCGACGATACAGCGCGACATTCATTGACCAGGGCTATTGCTTTAATGCCGGCGAGTGGACATTTCCTGACTATCCATTGAGAGGAGTGTTCGCGAACAACTGCGTGTACGAAGATGTTACAGGATGGGATGCCTTCGAACCGGCCTTGACCAGAGCAGAAGAGATGGACTCAGACATCATTTGGCGGTGTGCGGTCGACATTCCGGAAGAGTGGTACGAAGGAGATCGAGACGGGCTGCTTCGGTTGGTGGAGGCGCTCTATCATCGTCGGGCTACGATTCGGCAACTCATCAGCAAGTTTCGTGAATCCATGCGGAACCCGTTTCCAAACTGGGCAGATTCGCCGACACCCATTGACTGGTCTGCCGAAAGGCGGGACGAAGCTGTCGAAATTGGGTAG
- a CDS encoding zeta toxin family protein — translation MELYIIAGPNGVGKTTFAREFLPDYAECKNFVNADLIAQGMAPFSPETAALRAGRMMLNEVQSFAKQRVPFAFETTLSGRSYMGFLRRLKAQGYEVHLFFLWVKSVDLALSRVRERVLRGGHDVPETVIRRRFDRSIRNFLLHYRQLAHVWTLFDNSGNSPTVVAFENKTGLRIIEADVYGELVERYGSI, via the coding sequence ATGGAGCTTTACATTATTGCGGGGCCGAACGGTGTCGGCAAAACCACGTTCGCGCGGGAGTTTCTTCCTGATTACGCGGAGTGCAAGAACTTCGTCAATGCGGATTTAATCGCGCAAGGAATGGCGCCATTTTCTCCCGAGACTGCCGCCTTGCGAGCGGGGAGGATGATGCTCAACGAGGTCCAGTCGTTTGCCAAGCAGAGAGTGCCCTTTGCCTTCGAAACGACACTTTCCGGACGCAGCTATATGGGCTTCCTTCGGCGTCTGAAGGCCCAAGGGTATGAAGTGCATCTTTTCTTCCTGTGGGTCAAGAGTGTTGATCTCGCGTTGTCGAGAGTCAGAGAGAGAGTTTTGAGAGGCGGGCATGATGTGCCAGAAACAGTGATCCGTCGCCGTTTCGATCGCTCAATTCGAAACTTCCTGCTTCACTATCGCCAGCTGGCACACGTTTGGACCCTGTTTGATAACTCTGGCAACAGCCCCACGGTGGTTGCGTTTGAGAACAAGACAGGGCTCCGTATAATAGAAGCTGATGTCTACGGTGAGTTGGTGGAGCGCTACGGGTCAATATGA
- a CDS encoding class I SAM-dependent methyltransferase, producing the protein MRPHGQTKLGFFPLPITEAKRLKNWLTFPERFSALDPCVGDGVAFAHLLQDVACNRYGIEVDANRAEQAKALGVETLQADTMDVRCPPEAVSVLYLNTPYDWEAGESHNQRLESVFLEHTYRWLKVGGVLLFVIPQMRLAKCARLLSEYFTDLRVFRLTEPACVQFKQIVVIATRRKRHARLSDTALLDGVRYLEALSTRADLEPLGDAVDVRYEVPASERVVLTNMGIPLDEVEDLLLESSAYRQAGRVLLPKLGEVKGRPLTPLHGGHVGLLCTAGMLNGIFGDGEERHIAHWRSVKFTDHWEEEQEDGTRILHDRERFSHELTLVFANGKTQILTHEKKESE; encoded by the coding sequence ATGCGTCCTCATGGCCAAACCAAGCTTGGCTTTTTCCCTCTCCCGATAACTGAGGCAAAGCGACTGAAGAATTGGCTGACCTTCCCGGAGCGATTCTCGGCACTTGATCCGTGCGTCGGCGATGGCGTGGCATTCGCTCACTTGCTTCAGGACGTGGCCTGCAACCGTTACGGAATAGAGGTTGACGCCAATCGAGCAGAACAAGCGAAAGCCCTCGGAGTCGAAACCCTGCAAGCTGACACGATGGATGTCCGCTGCCCGCCGGAAGCAGTGTCCGTGCTCTACCTCAACACTCCGTACGACTGGGAGGCCGGGGAGAGCCACAATCAGAGATTGGAATCCGTCTTCTTGGAGCATACCTATCGTTGGCTCAAAGTCGGCGGAGTCCTGCTATTTGTGATTCCCCAGATGCGATTAGCAAAATGCGCCCGATTGCTGAGCGAATACTTCACCGACTTGAGAGTGTTCCGGCTCACTGAACCGGCTTGCGTGCAATTCAAGCAAATCGTTGTCATAGCCACCCGCCGCAAACGACATGCCCGCCTTTCAGACACTGCCTTATTGGATGGCGTGCGATACCTCGAAGCGCTTTCAACAAGAGCCGATCTAGAGCCCTTGGGAGATGCTGTTGATGTTCGTTACGAGGTTCCTGCCTCCGAACGCGTGGTACTGACCAACATGGGGATTCCGTTGGACGAAGTGGAAGATCTGCTGCTGGAATCGTCGGCCTACCGACAGGCCGGCCGTGTATTGCTTCCCAAACTGGGAGAGGTCAAAGGGCGACCGCTCACACCGCTGCATGGGGGGCATGTTGGGCTGCTGTGTACCGCGGGAATGCTCAATGGAATATTCGGCGATGGCGAAGAGCGTCACATCGCCCACTGGCGGTCGGTCAAGTTCACCGACCATTGGGAAGAAGAGCAAGAAGATGGAACCAGAATTCTCCATGATCGGGAACGGTTTTCTCACGAACTGACACTGGTGTTTGCCAACGGCAAGACACAGATTCTCACGCACGAGAAGAAGGAGTCCGAATGA